In a single window of the Rhodoferax saidenbachensis genome:
- the cobT gene encoding nicotinate-nucleotide--dimethylbenzimidazole phosphoribosyltransferase: MTTFLPTLANISDATLNDALHHTLNNKTKPLGSLGRLEDLALAIGQILGSTAPVLEQPQMVVFAGDHGLTARGISAFPSDVTWQMVENFLAGGAAVSVLAKQNGIALTVVDCGVKRDFLAGLPAGAQRTGLQVRKAQGADLGTADSSAQAAMTAAQRDEALQHGIDLVKALPGNALLLGEMGIGNTSAASLLLSRLAGLDIAVCTGAGTGLDVPAVQRKTEVLREVLALHANATAPLDALAAFGGFEIATMVGAVLQAAQERRVIVVDGFIATSAVLVAHALQPLVLQRCVFAHRSGERGHEFMLQYLGVQALLDLGLRLGEGSGAALAWPLLQSACTILRDMASFASAGVSEKSASATTV; the protein is encoded by the coding sequence ATGACTACTTTTTTGCCCACCCTCGCCAACATTTCCGACGCCACGCTGAACGACGCGCTGCACCACACGCTCAACAACAAGACCAAACCGCTCGGTTCGCTGGGCCGTCTGGAAGACCTGGCCCTGGCGATTGGCCAGATCCTGGGCAGCACCGCCCCGGTGCTGGAACAGCCGCAGATGGTGGTATTTGCAGGGGACCATGGGCTGACGGCGCGCGGTATTTCGGCCTTTCCGAGTGACGTGACCTGGCAGATGGTAGAAAACTTTTTGGCGGGTGGCGCGGCGGTCAGCGTGTTGGCGAAGCAAAACGGCATTGCGCTGACGGTGGTGGATTGCGGTGTGAAGCGCGACTTTCTGGCGGGCCTGCCTGCAGGGGCGCAGCGCACGGGCTTGCAGGTGCGTAAGGCGCAGGGCGCTGACCTGGGTACAGCGGATTCGTCGGCCCAGGCCGCCATGACTGCAGCCCAGCGGGACGAGGCTTTGCAACATGGCATCGACCTGGTGAAGGCTTTGCCGGGCAACGCGCTGTTGTTGGGCGAAATGGGCATTGGCAATACCTCGGCCGCCTCCTTGCTGCTGTCGCGCCTGGCGGGTCTGGACATTGCGGTGTGCACGGGTGCGGGCACCGGGCTGGATGTGCCCGCAGTGCAGCGCAAGACCGAGGTGTTGCGCGAAGTGTTGGCGCTGCATGCCAACGCCACCGCACCGCTGGATGCGCTGGCCGCCTTCGGTGGTTTTGAGATTGCGACCATGGTGGGCGCGGTGTTGCAGGCCGCGCAGGAGCGCCGCGTGATTGTGGTGGACGGCTTTATCGCCACGTCGGCGGTGTTGGTGGCGCATGCGCTGCAGCCGCTGGTGTTGCAGCGTTGCGTGTTTGCGCACCGCTCGGGCGAGCGCGGCCATGAGTTCATGTTGCAGTACCTCGGTGTGCAGGCGCTGCTGGACTTGGGCTTGCGTCTGGGCGAGGGGTCCGGTGCGGCGCTGGCCTGGCCGCTGCTGCAGTCGGCTTGCACCATCCTGCGCGACATGGCGAGTTTTGCGTCGGCTGGAGTCTCGGAAAAATCGGCATCTGCCACCACTGTTTGA
- a CDS encoding HDOD domain-containing protein produces the protein MADIAPFLQSVKLPVMPEVAHALIRTLNDEDADVTSVRNVIAKDPALTATLLRIANSALFGLSRSVNSLDSAMSVVGMSQVRARALSICLANAFVMPPPLNRLEFWRHCMVSAGYAKWLAGHVGIDEQQAWLSGMMLRLGQLTIAQKSTVLLEEIEALPSQPGERWRRERDLLGFDEGQITAEIAKRWDFPDALVRGLHASGAPMQAATFSRLGAVLHLAGLMADDPSPAIQDLSALPTPIVQALKLDIEKLSADIPSAESFSDISALLG, from the coding sequence ATGGCCGACATTGCCCCCTTTTTGCAGTCCGTCAAGCTTCCGGTGATGCCCGAGGTGGCCCACGCGTTGATACGCACGCTCAATGACGAAGACGCTGACGTCACCAGCGTGCGCAACGTCATTGCCAAAGACCCAGCCCTCACCGCTACGCTCTTGCGCATTGCCAACAGCGCTCTGTTTGGCCTGTCGCGCAGCGTCAACAGCCTGGACAGTGCCATGAGTGTGGTCGGCATGTCGCAGGTACGCGCACGCGCCCTCTCGATCTGCCTGGCCAATGCCTTTGTCATGCCGCCACCCCTGAACCGCCTGGAGTTCTGGCGCCACTGCATGGTCAGCGCCGGGTATGCCAAGTGGCTGGCCGGCCACGTGGGCATTGACGAGCAGCAGGCCTGGCTCAGCGGCATGATGCTGCGCCTGGGCCAACTGACGATTGCCCAGAAAAGCACGGTGCTGCTGGAAGAAATTGAGGCCCTGCCCAGCCAACCGGGTGAGCGCTGGCGCCGTGAGCGTGACCTGCTGGGTTTTGACGAAGGCCAGATCACCGCCGAGATCGCCAAACGCTGGGACTTCCCCGACGCCTTGGTGCGCGGCCTGCACGCCAGCGGCGCGCCCATGCAAGCCGCCACCTTCTCGCGTCTGGGTGCCGTGTTGCACCTGGCCGGCCTGATGGCCGATGACCCGTCACCGGCGATCCAGGACCTGAGCGCCCTGCCCACGCCGATCGTCCAGGCGCTCAAGCTCGATATCGAGAAGCTGTCGGCCGACATTCCCAGCGCTGAATCCTTCAGCGATATTTCTGCCTTGTTAGGCTGA
- a CDS encoding adenosylcobinamide-GDP ribazoletransferase, producing MFSALLRLPVQFVRHYLLALQFFTRIPVTGRLAEWVGFSPAMLRASAAHLPGVGWLLGGLLAGLTALLLKGLPANAFAPLVAAVLGTLVGVLLTGAFHEDGLADVADGLGGTLDRERALVIMKDSRVGAFGAIAITLVLLTKVSLLALLGAVSTTTLCSALFLAHVVSRTWPLLVIRLLPHVGDAAGSKSKPLADQISGSSLSIGFLWCFGALALVAIAHPAIKVVAIGSAVLASALAFVVLWRWFARRLQGFTGDCLGATQQLCELAFYLGWALAL from the coding sequence ATGTTCTCCGCCTTGCTTCGCCTGCCCGTGCAGTTCGTGCGCCACTACCTGCTGGCGCTGCAGTTCTTCACGCGCATTCCGGTGACGGGGCGGCTGGCGGAGTGGGTGGGCTTTAGCCCGGCCATGCTCCGCGCCAGTGCGGCGCATTTGCCGGGCGTGGGATGGTTGCTGGGCGGGCTGCTGGCCGGACTCACCGCCTTGCTGCTCAAGGGCCTGCCCGCCAATGCCTTTGCGCCGCTGGTGGCTGCCGTGCTGGGCACGCTAGTGGGCGTTCTGCTCACCGGTGCTTTTCACGAAGACGGACTGGCCGATGTGGCCGATGGGCTGGGCGGCACGCTGGACCGGGAGCGCGCGCTGGTCATCATGAAAGACTCGCGCGTGGGGGCCTTTGGCGCCATCGCCATCACGCTGGTCCTGCTGACCAAGGTGTCGCTGCTGGCGCTGTTGGGTGCCGTGAGCACCACGACGTTGTGCAGTGCCTTGTTTCTGGCGCATGTGGTGTCGCGCACCTGGCCGCTGCTGGTGATCCGGCTGCTGCCGCATGTGGGCGATGCCGCAGGCTCCAAGTCCAAGCCGCTGGCAGACCAGATCAGCGGGAGCAGCCTGTCCATTGGCTTTTTATGGTGTTTTGGGGCTCTAGCCCTCGTAGCGATTGCGCATCCAGCTATTAAAGTTGTAGCAATTGGGAGTGCGGTGCTGGCCTCTGCGCTGGCTTTTGTTGTGCTATGGCGCTGGTTTGCACGGCGCCTGCAGGGCTTCACGGGAGACTGCCTGGGTGCCACACAGCAGCTGTGTGAGCTGGCGTTTTACCTGGGCTGGGCGTTGGCGTTATGA
- a CDS encoding CbtA family protein, whose product MVFQRLIWSALVAAVVVGSVQTGVQRWQAAPLILAAEVYEEQKAEAPAPAEAAVPANAVAAHVHADAAAVHEHEHDAANAWEPENGAERIGWTWVANTLHAFSMALLVFAVMGVWLYQRGGVVATLRLAGWVAAAGWLSFHFWPSLGLHAEVPGMEAAPLHARQVWWVLAVGSAVSACAVAGFARGSWRWLVAVALLAVPFVVGAPQLQGDALAGFGPEAHAALEKLGTQFIWATTWVSLSFWVSLGLVGGLAFQRWVRPALLAVLESAGAGTAGTANAAS is encoded by the coding sequence ATGGTTTTCCAACGATTGATCTGGTCGGCGCTGGTCGCCGCCGTGGTGGTGGGCAGTGTGCAAACCGGCGTGCAACGCTGGCAGGCAGCGCCATTGATTTTGGCGGCCGAGGTGTACGAAGAGCAGAAGGCAGAGGCACCTGCACCGGCGGAAGCGGCTGTTCCGGCAAATGCGGTTGCCGCCCACGTGCATGCCGATGCGGCAGCTGTGCACGAACATGAGCACGACGCCGCAAATGCGTGGGAGCCCGAAAACGGTGCCGAGCGCATTGGCTGGACCTGGGTGGCCAACACCCTGCACGCCTTCAGCATGGCGTTGCTGGTGTTCGCGGTGATGGGTGTGTGGCTTTATCAGCGCGGTGGTGTCGTCGCGACCCTGCGCCTGGCGGGCTGGGTGGCTGCTGCTGGTTGGCTCAGCTTTCATTTCTGGCCTTCGCTGGGTCTGCACGCGGAAGTGCCCGGCATGGAGGCCGCGCCCTTGCACGCGCGCCAGGTCTGGTGGGTGCTGGCGGTGGGCAGTGCGGTCTCTGCCTGCGCCGTAGCCGGTTTTGCCCGTGGATCCTGGCGTTGGCTGGTCGCTGTTGCGCTGTTGGCCGTGCCGTTTGTGGTGGGGGCACCGCAGTTGCAGGGTGATGCGCTGGCCGGCTTTGGCCCCGAGGCGCATGCCGCGCTGGAGAAACTGGGCACGCAGTTCATCTGGGCCACCACCTGGGTGTCGTTGTCGTTCTGGGTCAGCTTGGGCCTGGTGGGCGGCTTGGCGTTTCAGCGCTGGGTACGTCCAGCCCTGCTTGCGGTGCTGGAGAGCGCGGGCGCAGGTACTGCGGGCACGGCCAACGCCGCCTCGTAA
- a CDS encoding ATP-binding protein encodes MTTSTNNISLEPATRAAFPFTALVGQPQLQRALQLAAIDPGIGGVLISGPRGTAKSTAARALAALLPGAPFVTLPLAASLEQLVGTLNVEDVLRDGQVRLAPGLVARAHGGVLYVDEVNLLPDALVDALLDVAASGVNTVERDGISQQHAARFVLVGTMNPEEGELRPQLLDRFGLSVALANPVDAAQRTAILRARLGFDENPAALADQHAEEQRALSSALVAARAALPRLTWSDEVLNHAAACAIEAGVDGMRADLVMLRAARALAALEGRSEVTVAHVDAVAELALAHRRPEGGAAQPPSTTSAPQQPQQNPQRPQDQQTAAPAPQGDWGAMPAQPEGTTKVQKIAGWPPKKA; translated from the coding sequence ATGACGACTTCTACAAACAATATTTCTCTGGAACCCGCCACGCGCGCGGCTTTTCCCTTTACCGCGTTGGTGGGCCAGCCGCAATTGCAGCGGGCGCTGCAGCTCGCCGCCATTGACCCCGGCATTGGCGGGGTGTTGATCAGCGGCCCACGCGGCACGGCCAAGTCCACCGCGGCGCGTGCACTAGCGGCGCTCTTGCCTGGCGCGCCGTTTGTGACATTGCCGCTGGCTGCCAGCCTGGAGCAACTGGTGGGCACGCTGAATGTGGAAGACGTGCTGCGCGACGGCCAGGTGCGCCTGGCGCCCGGTCTGGTGGCGCGTGCGCATGGCGGTGTGCTTTATGTGGATGAAGTTAATTTGCTGCCTGACGCGCTGGTGGATGCACTGCTGGACGTGGCCGCCAGCGGCGTGAACACGGTGGAGCGCGATGGTATTTCGCAGCAACACGCCGCACGTTTTGTGTTGGTGGGCACCATGAACCCGGAGGAGGGCGAGCTGCGCCCGCAGCTGCTGGACCGATTTGGCCTGTCCGTGGCGCTGGCCAACCCGGTGGATGCCGCACAGCGCACCGCCATCCTGCGTGCGCGCCTGGGTTTTGATGAAAACCCCGCAGCCCTGGCGGACCAACATGCAGAAGAACAACGTGCCTTGAGCTCTGCCCTGGTAGCAGCCCGAGCCGCATTGCCGCGTTTGACTTGGTCTGACGAAGTTTTGAATCACGCGGCAGCCTGCGCGATTGAAGCCGGTGTGGACGGCATGCGCGCCGATCTGGTGATGCTGCGTGCCGCGCGTGCGTTGGCGGCACTGGAAGGGCGCAGCGAAGTGACCGTGGCGCACGTGGACGCCGTGGCCGAACTCGCGCTGGCACACCGCCGACCCGAAGGTGGTGCTGCGCAGCCGCCAAGCACCACCAGCGCACCGCAGCAGCCCCAACAAAACCCACAGCGCCCGCAAGACCAGCAAACCGCTGCCCCTGCGCCCCAAGGCGACTGGGGCGCAATGCCCGCCCAGCCCGAAGGCACCACCAAGGTCCAAAAAATCGCCGGGTGGCCGCCAAAAAAAGCCTAG
- the cbiB gene encoding adenosylcobinamide-phosphate synthase CbiB, with product MTPWALSMAVALPVALAVDRWWGEPPVRLHPVVWMGHALGGAGRWVQRHTVQQPDTVDYKAFWLAALMWCAQAAIVLVAAGALQWLLHGLPWWCAGLLLGLLLKPLLAWTMLKSEVQAVEDALGQSLADGRARLAWLVSRDVAQLTDTQVRESAIESLAENLNDSVVAPIFWFLLLGLPGAALYRFANTADAMWGYRGLYKGQNWEWAGKWAARADDVLSFIPARITAVLLLLAGGTKGWARACRLPAEARQTPSPNSGWPMAAMALNLDVALRKPGVYVLNATGRTALAADTASALVYASKAVLALVVLAQAAMVLIVIGGAV from the coding sequence ATGACCCCGTGGGCCCTTTCCATGGCAGTGGCCCTGCCAGTCGCGCTGGCGGTTGACCGCTGGTGGGGCGAGCCGCCGGTGCGCCTGCACCCGGTGGTGTGGATGGGGCACGCACTGGGCGGGGCGGGGCGCTGGGTGCAGCGCCACACCGTGCAGCAGCCGGACACCGTGGATTACAAGGCTTTTTGGCTTGCAGCCCTTATGTGGTGTGCGCAAGCAGCTATTGTTTTGGTAGCGGCTGGCGCGCTGCAGTGGCTGTTGCATGGTTTGCCATGGTGGTGTGCCGGGCTGTTGCTGGGCCTGCTGCTGAAACCCCTGCTGGCCTGGACCATGCTCAAGAGCGAGGTGCAGGCGGTGGAAGACGCATTGGGCCAGTCGCTGGCTGACGGGCGTGCGCGCCTGGCCTGGCTGGTGAGCCGCGACGTGGCGCAGCTCACCGACACCCAGGTGCGTGAGAGCGCCATCGAGTCGCTGGCCGAGAACCTCAATGATTCCGTGGTGGCGCCGATTTTCTGGTTTCTGTTGCTGGGCCTGCCGGGCGCGGCGCTGTACCGCTTTGCCAATACGGCCGATGCCATGTGGGGCTATCGCGGACTCTACAAAGGGCAGAACTGGGAATGGGCGGGCAAGTGGGCCGCGCGGGCCGACGATGTGCTCAGTTTTATACCTGCACGCATCACGGCGGTGCTGTTGCTGCTGGCCGGTGGTACCAAAGGTTGGGCACGGGCGTGCCGTTTGCCGGCCGAAGCGAGGCAAACCCCGTCGCCCAACAGCGGCTGGCCCATGGCGGCCATGGCGCTGAATCTGGACGTGGCGCTGCGCAAGCCCGGCGTTTATGTGCTCAATGCAACGGGGCGTACTGCGCTGGCCGCTGACACGGCATCCGCTCTGGTTTATGCGTCCAAAGCGGTTCTAGCCCTTGTGGTGCTTGCGCAAGCAGCTATGGTTTTGATAGTGATTGGAGGTGCGGTGTGA
- a CDS encoding aminotransferase class I/II-fold pyridoxal phosphate-dependent enzyme, with protein sequence MKAVPRIHGGPDALGAPLYDFSTNSNACGPCPQVLAAVQAADATRYPDAGYTAVRAALAVFHGVAAWRIVLAGSASEFIFRITAWAVQQGARSVCLPAHAYGDYAHAARPWGLDALTDVDAAALVWACEPSSPLGQAHGQWPAELSHVVLDSAYAPLRLSGASSLNDSQRDALWQLFSPNKALGLTGVRAAYAIAPHDAAQAVQQLDALAPSWVLGAHGVAMLLAWTQSDTQAWLQQSLHTLRGWKRRQVELLQGAGWEVLPSDTPFFCARPPVDAVALCARLRTQGIKLRDTTSFGLPGQVRLGVLSPQAQDALLAALTKNTTLTMETT encoded by the coding sequence GTGAAAGCTGTACCCCGTATCCATGGCGGGCCGGACGCGCTGGGCGCGCCGTTGTATGACTTTTCCACCAACAGCAACGCCTGCGGCCCGTGCCCGCAGGTGCTGGCTGCTGTGCAGGCGGCCGATGCCACGCGTTATCCCGATGCTGGCTACACAGCAGTGCGTGCCGCGTTGGCAGTTTTCCACGGCGTGGCGGCCTGGCGCATTGTGTTGGCGGGCAGTGCCAGCGAGTTTATTTTCCGCATCACGGCCTGGGCTGTGCAGCAAGGCGCGCGCAGCGTGTGCCTGCCTGCGCATGCCTATGGCGATTACGCCCATGCGGCGCGGCCCTGGGGTTTGGATGCGCTGACGGATGTTGATGCCGCGGCGCTGGTCTGGGCGTGTGAGCCGTCCAGCCCGCTGGGCCAGGCGCATGGCCAGTGGCCTGCAGAGTTAAGCCATGTGGTGCTGGACAGCGCCTACGCGCCGCTGCGCCTGAGTGGCGCATCCAGCCTGAACGATTCGCAGCGTGATGCGCTGTGGCAACTGTTTTCCCCCAACAAGGCACTGGGCCTGACCGGCGTGCGCGCGGCTTATGCGATTGCACCGCACGATGCCGCGCAGGCCGTGCAGCAGCTCGACGCGCTGGCACCCTCGTGGGTGCTGGGCGCACACGGCGTGGCGATGCTGCTGGCCTGGACGCAGTCCGACACCCAAGCCTGGTTGCAGCAAAGCCTGCACACCTTGCGTGGCTGGAAGCGGCGGCAGGTGGAGTTGCTGCAAGGTGCGGGCTGGGAAGTATTGCCTAGCGACACGCCGTTTTTCTGCGCTCGCCCCCCGGTAGATGCGGTTGCCCTGTGTGCCCGGCTGCGCACGCAAGGCATCAAGCTGCGCGACACCACTTCGTTTGGCCTGCCGGGCCAGGTGCGCCTGGGTGTGCTGTCACCGCAGGCGCAAGATGCGTTGCTAGCTGCTCTGACAAAGAACACCACTCTGACCATGGAAACCACCTGA
- a CDS encoding vWA domain-containing protein has product MAAKKSLGHPSRRPRNGPGSWRWPPPQTSSTTTAPGARQRSASIAWLPTVVAKGPAPLHREHLRRQPVALRAGRLHCIVLDTSGSMRQRGRLALAKGHAAFMIEQAARQGDDVALLCFGGQGVELLLPPGRARASGSQRLRPVGGGGGTPLAEALAQADRLLQRTLRIGGPTECWLWLLTDGRTLEQPQAPLTPQHLVIVDFDDPKKNLGRCAAWATRWGAEHQLALA; this is encoded by the coding sequence GTGGCCGCCAAAAAAAGCCTAGGCCACCCCAGCCGCCGCCCGCGCAACGGGCCTGGCAGCTGGCGGTGGCCTCCACCCCAGACCTCTTCTACAACCACTGCGCCGGGCGCACGGCAGCGCAGTGCCTCCATTGCCTGGCTTCCCACCGTGGTGGCCAAAGGGCCGGCGCCCCTGCACCGCGAACATCTGCGTCGCCAGCCCGTGGCACTGCGTGCCGGTCGCCTGCACTGCATCGTGCTGGACACCTCGGGCTCCATGCGCCAGCGCGGCCGCCTCGCGCTGGCCAAGGGCCATGCGGCTTTCATGATTGAACAGGCCGCGCGCCAGGGCGACGATGTGGCTCTGCTGTGTTTTGGCGGGCAGGGCGTGGAGCTATTGCTGCCACCCGGCCGCGCGCGCGCCTCCGGTAGTCAGCGCCTGCGTCCGGTGGGTGGTGGTGGTGGCACGCCGCTGGCCGAGGCTTTGGCCCAGGCCGACCGCCTGTTGCAGCGCACGTTGCGAATCGGCGGTCCGACCGAATGCTGGCTCTGGCTACTGACCGATGGCCGCACGTTGGAGCAACCGCAGGCGCCTCTGACGCCGCAGCACCTGGTCATCGTCGACTTTGACGACCCTAAAAAGAACCTGGGCCGCTGTGCCGCCTGGGCCACGCGCTGGGGCGCGGAGCACCAGCTGGCGCTGGCCTGA
- a CDS encoding DUF1636 family protein gives MSDTEIIVCTTCRPPGASRELPAEGLALFEAVQDALLNCELDTGEHKGLQVRGLACMSGCSRACTVTLQAQGKFTYYFGDLAPDAETAAQVIACAQLHKHSADGNLARNSRPERLRSGILARLPPILASTA, from the coding sequence ATGTCCGATACCGAAATCATTGTCTGCACCACCTGCCGCCCGCCCGGCGCTTCACGCGAGCTGCCAGCCGAAGGCCTGGCCCTGTTCGAGGCTGTGCAGGACGCGCTGCTGAACTGCGAGCTGGACACCGGCGAGCACAAAGGCCTGCAGGTGCGCGGCCTGGCCTGCATGAGCGGCTGCTCGCGCGCTTGCACTGTCACACTGCAAGCCCAGGGCAAGTTCACTTATTACTTTGGCGATCTGGCGCCCGATGCCGAGACTGCCGCCCAGGTGATTGCCTGCGCGCAGTTGCATAAGCACAGCGCCGACGGCAACCTGGCCCGTAACAGCCGGCCCGAACGCCTGCGCAGCGGCATCCTGGCGCGGCTGCCACCGATCCTGGCCAGTACCGCCTGA
- a CDS encoding cobyric acid synthase has product MTAKCVMVLGTTSGAGKSWLTTALCRYYARQGLKVAPFKAQNMSNNARVVASENGQGEIGSAQYFQALAANAVPDVRMNPLLLKPERDTHSQVVLMGQVSAELSAMPWRGRSAHVWPQIAAALDALRAENDVVVIEGAGSPAEINLHASDIVNMRVALHANAACLLVTDIDRGGAFAHLYGTWALLPKEERALIKGFVLNKFRGDAALLAPAPQMLQDLTGIPTVATLPMWWQHGLPEEDGVFDDRSVTKGAVNLTVAVIAYPRISNLDEFQPLKNIPGLRLQWVRSPSELAGLKATDWIILPGSKHTSGDLAWLRSQGLDAAIARHAEQGGAVLGVCGGLQMLGEALIDPHGIDGNAPGLGLLPLVTVFDQDKTVRHTQTRFGLGVSSGVSGPQAGGLMVPNAHKSPPDLGPTDAGQRAGGPASPWASLAGVSVSGYEIHHGQTQQHVAMAAAGDVAHAVLPDGLGWCNASGNVLGLYLHGMFEDAAVLQALFGAQLGGAVPTLETVFDGLADYIATHFAPGVLQDFVN; this is encoded by the coding sequence ATGACCGCCAAATGTGTGATGGTGCTGGGCACGACCAGCGGCGCGGGCAAAAGCTGGCTCACAACCGCACTGTGCCGCTACTACGCGCGCCAAGGCTTGAAAGTCGCGCCGTTCAAGGCGCAGAACATGAGCAACAACGCGCGGGTGGTGGCGTCTGAAAACGGCCAGGGCGAGATTGGCTCCGCCCAATACTTCCAGGCCCTGGCCGCCAATGCCGTACCCGATGTGCGCATGAACCCGCTGTTGTTGAAGCCTGAGCGCGACACGCATAGCCAGGTGGTGCTGATGGGGCAGGTGAGCGCGGAGCTCAGCGCCATGCCATGGCGTGGCCGCAGTGCCCACGTCTGGCCACAGATCGCCGCGGCGCTCGACGCATTGCGTGCTGAGAATGATGTGGTGGTGATAGAGGGCGCAGGTTCTCCGGCCGAGATCAACCTGCATGCCAGTGACATCGTCAACATGCGCGTGGCGCTGCACGCCAATGCAGCATGTCTGCTGGTGACCGACATTGACCGTGGCGGTGCGTTTGCGCACCTTTACGGGACCTGGGCGTTGTTGCCCAAAGAAGAGCGCGCACTGATCAAAGGCTTTGTGCTCAACAAGTTCCGTGGCGATGCGGCGCTGCTGGCGCCCGCGCCGCAGATGCTGCAGGACTTGACCGGCATTCCCACGGTGGCCACGCTGCCGATGTGGTGGCAGCACGGTTTGCCCGAGGAAGACGGTGTGTTTGATGACCGCAGTGTGACCAAGGGCGCGGTGAATCTGACGGTGGCTGTGATTGCCTACCCACGCATCAGCAACCTCGATGAATTCCAGCCACTGAAGAACATTCCGGGTCTGCGTTTGCAGTGGGTGCGCAGTCCTTCCGAGCTGGCGGGTTTGAAGGCTACCGACTGGATCATCCTGCCGGGCTCCAAACACACCAGTGGCGATCTGGCCTGGCTGCGTTCTCAAGGGCTGGACGCGGCCATTGCACGCCATGCGGAGCAGGGTGGTGCGGTGTTGGGCGTGTGTGGGGGTTTGCAGATGCTGGGTGAGGCATTGATTGATCCGCATGGCATTGACGGTAATGCACCGGGCCTGGGACTGTTGCCGCTGGTGACCGTGTTTGACCAGGATAAGACGGTGCGGCATACGCAGACCCGTTTTGGTCTCGGCGTTTCTTCTGGCGTCAGTGGGCCCCAAGCCGGGGGGCTCATGGTGCCAAATGCGCACAAATCGCCCCCCGACTTGGGGCCCACTGACGCTGGCCAACGGGCTGGTGGTCCTGCAAGTCCTTGGGCATCCTTGGCGGGCGTATCGGTCAGTGGCTATGAGATTCACCACGGCCAGACCCAACAACACGTGGCTATGGCCGCTGCGGGTGATGTGGCCCACGCTGTTTTGCCCGATGGCCTGGGCTGGTGCAACGCCTCTGGCAATGTGCTGGGCTTGTACCTGCACGGCATGTTTGAAGACGCTGCGGTGTTGCAAGCCCTGTTTGGCGCGCAGCTCGGCGGCGCCGTGCCCACGCTGGAGACCGTGTTTGACGGGCTGGCCGACTACATCGCAACGCACTTTGCCCCCGGTGTGTTGCAAGATTTTGTGAACTGA
- a CDS encoding CbtB domain-containing protein, whose amino-acid sequence MTDPTTLTHSPSEGAHLTLSLVGPLLAAAALGLVVLYGVAFAESPLAHNAAHDVRHITVKPCH is encoded by the coding sequence ATGACCGATCCGACGACTTTGACCCACAGCCCCTCTGAGGGCGCCCATCTGACCCTGTCCCTGGTGGGCCCGCTGCTGGCGGCTGCCGCACTTGGCCTGGTGGTGCTTTACGGCGTAGCCTTTGCCGAGAGCCCGCTGGCGCACAACGCGGCGCATGACGTGCGCCACATCACCGTCAAACCTTGCCACTAA
- a CDS encoding histidine phosphatase family protein, protein MTLWLVRHARPLVDPGVCYGALDVAADAAETQQAAQALAAVLPQGLTVHHSTLQRCEQLAQSLCGLRPDLIPKPDTRLVEMDFGEWEGVPWDHIPRAAVDAWTADFGDHRFGGVESANAVLQRVASAWQDTWNQMGEGDAVWITHAGVIRAAMLISQGVPAVQVPSQWPRLAVDWGQWCCLAPTRPGTAPD, encoded by the coding sequence GTGACCTTGTGGCTGGTGCGCCATGCCAGGCCGTTGGTGGACCCAGGCGTTTGTTACGGTGCGCTGGATGTGGCTGCCGATGCCGCAGAGACCCAACAGGCGGCCCAGGCGCTGGCTGCCGTGTTGCCGCAGGGCCTGACCGTGCACCACTCAACGCTACAAAGATGTGAGCAGCTTGCGCAATCTCTGTGCGGGCTGCGGCCCGATTTGATACCCAAACCTGATACGCGGCTGGTGGAGATGGACTTTGGTGAGTGGGAGGGCGTGCCCTGGGACCACATCCCGCGCGCCGCGGTGGATGCCTGGACGGCGGACTTTGGTGACCACCGCTTTGGCGGTGTGGAGAGCGCCAACGCCGTGCTGCAGCGTGTGGCCTCAGCCTGGCAGGACACATGGAACCAGATGGGCGAGGGGGACGCGGTGTGGATCACCCACGCCGGGGTGATACGTGCCGCAATGCTGATTTCACAGGGCGTACCAGCGGTGCAGGTGCCGAGTCAGTGGCCGCGTCTTGCAGTGGACTGGGGGCAGTGGTGCTGCCTGGCGCCAACCCGCCCGGGAACTGCGCCAGATTAG